One window from the genome of Hyphomonas neptunium ATCC 15444 encodes:
- the fghA gene encoding S-formylglutathione hydrolase — protein MTLTQVSSWKSFGGTLSVHDHESGLLGCTMRFAVYVPPQAKDGPVPVLWYLSGLTCTWANVMEKGGIQEHAARHGLMIIAPDTSPRGEDVPNDEAYDLGQGAGFYLTATQDPWAKNYKMDPYITDELPDLIAANFPAADMSRQGIFGHSMGGHGALTLHLKHPDTYKSCSAFSPITSPARVPWGEKAFTAYLGAPSIAWEQYDATELVKERPSKALLLIDTGTADNFLEPQLKPEIFIKACEKDGQRLDYRLREGYGHDYYFIATFMDEHIAHHAKALKA, from the coding sequence ATGACCCTCACGCAAGTTTCTTCCTGGAAATCCTTTGGCGGCACGCTCTCCGTCCACGACCATGAAAGCGGGCTGCTTGGCTGCACGATGCGCTTTGCCGTCTACGTGCCCCCGCAGGCAAAGGACGGCCCCGTCCCCGTGCTCTGGTATCTCTCCGGCCTCACCTGCACCTGGGCCAATGTGATGGAAAAAGGCGGCATTCAGGAACACGCCGCCCGCCATGGGCTGATGATCATCGCGCCCGACACCTCCCCCCGCGGCGAAGACGTGCCCAATGACGAGGCCTATGACCTCGGCCAGGGCGCAGGCTTCTACCTCACCGCCACGCAGGACCCCTGGGCCAAAAACTACAAGATGGACCCATACATCACCGATGAACTCCCCGACCTCATCGCCGCAAACTTCCCCGCAGCCGACATGAGCAGGCAAGGCATCTTCGGCCACTCGATGGGCGGCCACGGCGCCCTGACGCTGCACCTGAAACATCCGGACACTTACAAATCCTGCTCGGCCTTCTCCCCGATCACGTCCCCGGCCCGCGTGCCCTGGGGCGAGAAAGCCTTCACCGCCTATCTCGGCGCGCCTTCCATTGCCTGGGAACAGTATGACGCCACAGAGCTGGTGAAAGAGCGCCCCTCAAAAGCGCTTCTCCTCATCGACACCGGCACGGCAGACAATTTCCTCGAGCCCCAGCTGAAACCGGAAATCTTCATCAAGGCATGCGAGAAAGACGGCCAGCGCCTCGATTACCGCCTGCGCGAAGGCTATGGCCACGACTATTACTTCATCGCCACCTTCATGGACGAACATATCGCCCACCATGCCAAGGCGCTGAAAGCCTAG
- a CDS encoding glutathione S-transferase N-terminal domain-containing protein produces the protein MSEYTLYGAEVSYFTGKARAYLRWRGVAFQELAATQAVYRDIILPNVGWPVIPVMVTPEGDVVQDSADIIDAVEAREKLSPPAIPDTPVQRFVAQLLHLYADEWLTLPAMHYRWSYNEDWAYGQFGALSAPQASPPEQYEIGKKNGQRFKGALPVLGVHPETIPGIEKSYEAFLDEFSAHLEAHPFLLGGRPCLADFAFIGPLYAHLYRDPSSGEMMKRLAPRVADWVERAHAGEKGTGDLMADDAIPETLEPILARQMREQFPALVETVELYARWAGEAAPGAFVPRSLGEIWVEIEDTRGPAQARTFPLYRMQAVTDAYDAMDDGAKARADALLERVLGEPLKTFRLPKRLVRTNSRLALV, from the coding sequence ATGAGCGAGTACACGCTTTACGGGGCCGAGGTCAGCTATTTCACCGGCAAGGCGCGGGCCTATCTGCGCTGGCGCGGGGTGGCGTTTCAGGAACTGGCAGCGACGCAGGCGGTTTACCGCGATATCATCCTGCCCAATGTCGGCTGGCCGGTGATCCCCGTGATGGTGACACCGGAGGGGGATGTGGTGCAGGACAGCGCCGACATTATCGACGCTGTGGAGGCGCGCGAGAAACTTAGCCCCCCGGCCATTCCCGATACGCCGGTGCAGCGCTTTGTGGCACAGCTGCTCCATCTCTATGCGGATGAGTGGCTGACCCTGCCGGCGATGCATTACCGGTGGAGTTATAATGAGGACTGGGCGTATGGGCAGTTCGGCGCGTTGTCAGCCCCGCAGGCGAGCCCGCCGGAGCAATACGAGATCGGCAAGAAGAATGGCCAGCGCTTCAAGGGCGCGTTGCCGGTGCTGGGCGTGCACCCTGAAACCATTCCGGGTATCGAGAAATCCTATGAGGCGTTTCTGGATGAGTTTTCGGCGCATCTGGAGGCGCATCCCTTCCTGCTGGGCGGGCGGCCGTGTCTGGCGGACTTTGCGTTTATCGGGCCGCTCTATGCGCATCTTTACCGGGACCCATCGTCTGGCGAGATGATGAAGCGGCTGGCGCCGCGTGTGGCCGACTGGGTGGAACGGGCGCATGCCGGGGAGAAGGGCACGGGCGATCTGATGGCGGACGATGCCATTCCTGAAACGCTGGAGCCGATCCTGGCGCGGCAGATGCGCGAGCAGTTCCCGGCGCTGGTGGAGACGGTGGAGCTTTATGCGCGCTGGGCGGGCGAGGCAGCGCCGGGGGCGTTTGTGCCGCGCAGCCTTGGCGAAATCTGGGTGGAGATTGAAGACACGCGCGGCCCGGCGCAGGCGCGGACCTTTCCGCTCTACCGGATGCAAGCGGTGACGGATGCATATGACGCGATGGATGATGGCGCGAAGGCGCGGGCGGACGCGCTGCTGGAGCGTGTGCTGGGTGAGCCGCTGAAAACTTTCCGCCTGCCGAAGCGCCTTGTGCGGACGAATAGCCGGTTGGCGCTGGTCTGA
- a CDS encoding VOC family protein: MFSHVMVGSNDIGKSQKFYDALFGALGGKPGIADPKGRLIYIHNGSMFLVTPPIDGAPACHANGGTIGFAVTSTEQADAWHKAGVEAGGTAIEDPPGWREGGGMKLYLAYLRDPDGNKICTMMRG, translated from the coding sequence ATGTTCAGTCACGTAATGGTCGGGTCTAACGACATCGGCAAATCCCAGAAATTCTATGACGCCCTGTTCGGCGCGCTCGGCGGCAAGCCCGGCATTGCTGATCCCAAAGGCCGCCTGATCTACATCCACAATGGCAGCATGTTCCTGGTCACCCCGCCGATCGACGGCGCGCCCGCCTGCCACGCCAATGGCGGCACGATCGGCTTCGCCGTCACCTCCACCGAGCAGGCAGACGCCTGGCACAAGGCCGGCGTCGAAGCCGGCGGCACCGCCATCGAAGATCCCCCAGGCTGGCGCGAAGGCGGCGGCATGAAACTCTACCTCGCTTACCTGCGCGACCCTGACGGCAACAAGATCTGCACCATGATGCGCGGCTGA